A window of Aliarcobacter trophiarum LMG 25534 contains these coding sequences:
- a CDS encoding cytochrome C, with translation MKLLKILAASTLALAIASTTSFADVTKGQKAFIKFLKEPCGMDGAKFALKHTQAEWRQIKADGKAEAEIMKICPNVKSGDIKETLLDHVMDFSIEFASDSGNVPAC, from the coding sequence ATGAAACTATTAAAAATATTGGCAGCTTCAACTTTGGCTTTGGCTATTGCTTCAACTACATCATTTGCAGATGTTACAAAAGGGCAGAAGGCATTTATTAAATTTCTAAAAGAGCCTTGTGGAATGGATGGAGCAAAATTTGCTTTAAAACATACTCAAGCTGAGTGGAGACAGATAAAAGCAGATGGTAAAGCAGAAGCTGAAATCATGAAAATTTGTCCAAATGTAAAATCTGGAGATATAAAAGAAACACTTTTAGACCATGTTATGGATTTCTCTATAGAGTTTGCTAGTGACTCAGGAAATGTTCCTGCTTGTTAG